One Aegilops tauschii subsp. strangulata cultivar AL8/78 chromosome 7, Aet v6.0, whole genome shotgun sequence genomic window carries:
- the LOC109784221 gene encoding PTI1-like tyrosine-protein kinase 3, with product MRRWFCCAHVDTPYQENGDEFPNSPERANGNGFTQVGDQGKAPPSIEVPELSFDELKEKTDDFGSKALVGEGSYGRVYYAVLENGTHVAVKKLDTSADPEPDNEFIAQVSVISRLKHEHFVDMLGYCLEGDQRLLAYEFATMGSLHDILHGRKGVAGAQPGPALDWMQRINIAVDAAKGLEYLHEKVQPSVVHRDIRSSNVLLFEDYKAKIADFNLSNQSPDMAARLHSTRVLGTFGYHAPEYAMTGQLTQKSDVYSFGVVLLELLTGRKPVDHTMPRGQQSLVTWATPRLGEDKVKQCIDPRLNGEYPPKGVAKLAAVAALCVQYESEFRPSMSIVVKALSPLINKPQQPPGAPDTPSDT from the exons ATGCGGCGGTGGTTTTGCTGCGCACATGTTGACACACCGTATCAGGAAAACGGGGATGAGTTTCCCAACAGTCCTGAACGGGCAAATG GTAATGGTTTTACTCAAGTTGGTGATCAGGGAAAAGCACCTCCCTCCATTGAAGTACCTgaattgtcatttgatgaactgAAAGAAAAGACGGATGATTTTGGGTCAAAAGCTTTGGTTGGTGAGGGTTCATATGGAAGGGTGTATTATGCTGTTCTAGAGAACGGGACACATGTGGCTGTGAAAAAGCTTGATACTTCAGCTGACCCTGAACCTGACAATGAATTTATCGCACAG GTCTCCGTTATTTCTAGAttaaaacatgaacattttgttGACATGCTTGGGTACTGTCTGGAAGGAGATCAACGCTTACTGGCCTACGAATTTGCTACTATGGGTTCTCTGCATGATATTTTGCATG GGAGAAAGGGTGTTGCTGGTGCACAGCCTGGCCCAGCACTTGActggatgcaaaggatcaacattGCTGTTGATGCTGCAAAAGGGCTTGAGTATCTTCACGAGAAGGTCCAGCCTTCTGTAGTCCATCGGGACATACGGTCGAGCAATGTACTTTTATTTGAGGACTACAAAGCTAAAATTGCAGATTTCAACCTTTCAAATCAATCGCCAGATATGGCTGCTCGTCTACATTCTACTCGTGTGCTTGGAACCTTTGGATATCATGCTCCCGA GTATGCCATGACAGGCCAACTGACGCAAAAAAGTGATGTGTATAGCTTTGGCGTTGTTCTTTTGGAGCTCCTAACTGGAAGGAAACCAGTAGATCACACGATGCCAAGGGGACAGCAGAGTCTTGTTACATGG GCAACACCAaggcttggtgaggacaaggtaAAACAATGTATTGATCCAAGATTAAATGGAGAGTACCCTCCAAAAGGAGTTGCCAAG CTTGCGGCAGTGGCAGCTCTCTGTGTGCAATACGAGTCTGAGTTCAGACCCAGCATGAGCATTGTAGTCAAAGCATTGTCTCCCCTTATAAATAAACCACAGCAGCCACCGGGAGCTCCAGACACACCTTCAGATACTTGA
- the LOC109784222 gene encoding biotin synthase, mitochondrial, with product MMLLLARSLRSRVRPPLASAVSAAPFSSVSAAAAEAERAVRDGPRNDWTRPEIQAIYDSPLLDLLFHGAQVHRNVHKFREVQQCTLLSIKTGGCSEDCSYCPQSSRYSTGLKAEKLMKKDAVLEAAKKAKEAGSTRFCMGAAWRETIGRKTNFNQILEYVKDIRGMGMEVCCTLGMLEKQQAEELKKAGLTAYNHNLDTSREYYPNIISTRSYDDRLQTLQHVREAGISVCSGGIIGLGEAEEDRVGLLHTLATLPTHPESVPINALIAVKGTPLQDQKPVEIWEMIRMIASARIVMPKAMVRLSAGRVRFSMPEQALCFLAGANSIFAGEKLLTTANNDFDADQAMFKILGLIPKAPNFGDEEATVAAPMERCEQAASM from the exons ATGATGTTGCTGCTCGCGCGCAGCCTCCGCTCCCGCGTCCGGCCCCCCCTCGCCTCCGCCGTTAGCGCCGCGCCCTTCTCATCGGTATCGGCGgccgcggcggaggcggagcGGGCGGTGCGGGACGGGCCCAGGAACGACTGGACCCGCCCCGAGATCCAGGCCATCTACGACTCCCCGCTCCTCGACCTCCTCTTCCACGGG GCTCAGGTCCATAGGAATGTCCATAAATTTAGAGAAGTGCAGCAATGCACACTTCTTTCAATAAAAACTGGTGGGTGCAGTGAAGATTGTTCATACTGCCCACAGTCTTCAAGATACAGCACTGGATTGAAGGCCGAAAAATTAATGAAGAAAGATGCCGTCCTAGAAGCAGCAAAAAAG GCAAAGGAGGCTGGGAGCACCCGATTTTGCATGGGAGCCGCATGGAGAGAGACAATTGGCAGGAAAACAAATTTCAACCAGATTCTTGAATATGTCAAGGACATAAG AGGTATGGGCATGGAGGTCTGTTGCACCCTGGGCATGCTAGAGAAACAACAAGCTGAAGAACTCAAGAAGGCTGGACTTACAGCTTATAATCATAACCTAGATACATCAAGAGAATATTACCCCAACATTATTTCTACAAGATCGTACGATGATAGATTACAGACTCTTCAGCATGTCCGTGAAGCTGGAATAAGCGTCTGCTCAG GTGGAATTATTGGTCTTGGAGAGGCGGAGGAAGACCGTGTAGGGCTGTTGCATACACTGGCCACTTTGCCGACACACCCAGAGAGCGTTCCTATCAATGCATTGATTGCTGTCAAAGGCACGCCTCTTCAGGATCAGAAG CCTGTAGAGATATGGGAAATGATCCGCATGATTGCCAGCGCACGGATTGTGATGCCAAAGGCAATGGTGAGACTTTCGGCAGGGAGAGTACGGTTCTCCATGCCAGAACAAGCTCTCTGCTTTCTCGCTGGGGCCAACTCGATCTTCGCCGGTGAAAAGCTCCTGACAACTGCGAACAATGACTTTGATGCGGACCAGGCAATGTTCAAGATCCTTGGCCTGATTCCCAAGGCTCCAAACTTCGGCGATGAAGAGGCCACGGTAGCAGCACCCATGGAGAGATGTGAGCAAGCCGCTTCGATGTAA